In the genome of Natronorubrum sediminis, one region contains:
- a CDS encoding class II fumarate hydratase yields the protein MADNDEFRVEEDSLGEMEVPKDAYWGAQTQRAIQNFPISGISFGRRFVRALGVVKKSAAQANRDLGLIEDDVADAIVEAADEVIAGKHDEQFPVDVFQTGSGTSSNMNANEVIANRAAELKGAEIGDRVVHPNDHVNYGQSSNDVIPTAMHVASLEAVEKDVIPALDQLREALERKEDEFDDVVKTGRTHLQDATPVTLGQEFGGYRTQVEKGLARVDKVRDHLAELALGGTATGTGLNTHEEFPGRVAEYITKETGVQFREADNHFEAQAAHDAMSEAHGALRVIAGSLNKIANDLRLLASGPRNGLGEIEQPENQPGSSIMPGKINPVVAEAVNQVHKQVIGNDAAVSAGAADGQLDLNLYKPVLAHNFLESAELISNSSQVFADRFVDPLEANREFCADQVERSMAMATSLNVHIGYDKASEVAKTALKEDKTVREVVLEKGYLDEAEADEVLDPRKMSQRGILGQDD from the coding sequence ATGGCAGACAATGACGAGTTCCGCGTCGAGGAGGACAGTCTCGGGGAGATGGAGGTACCCAAAGACGCCTACTGGGGCGCACAGACCCAGCGGGCGATCCAGAACTTCCCCATCTCGGGCATCTCGTTCGGCCGACGCTTCGTTCGCGCGTTGGGTGTCGTCAAAAAATCCGCCGCGCAGGCGAACCGCGACCTCGGTCTCATCGAAGACGACGTTGCTGATGCGATCGTCGAGGCCGCAGACGAGGTCATCGCCGGCAAACACGACGAGCAGTTCCCGGTCGACGTCTTCCAGACCGGCTCTGGCACGTCCTCGAACATGAACGCCAACGAGGTCATCGCCAACCGCGCCGCCGAACTCAAAGGTGCGGAAATCGGCGACCGCGTCGTCCACCCGAACGACCACGTCAACTACGGTCAATCGAGCAACGACGTCATTCCGACCGCGATGCACGTCGCCTCGCTCGAGGCCGTCGAAAAGGACGTCATCCCGGCACTCGATCAACTCCGCGAGGCGCTCGAGCGAAAGGAAGACGAGTTCGACGACGTAGTCAAAACCGGCCGTACGCACCTCCAAGACGCGACTCCCGTGACCCTCGGTCAGGAGTTCGGGGGTTATCGTACACAAGTCGAGAAGGGACTCGCCCGCGTTGACAAGGTTCGCGACCACCTTGCCGAACTCGCACTCGGTGGCACGGCAACCGGAACCGGCCTCAACACGCACGAGGAGTTCCCCGGTCGCGTCGCCGAGTACATCACGAAAGAGACCGGCGTCCAGTTCCGCGAGGCCGATAACCACTTCGAGGCCCAGGCCGCACACGACGCGATGAGCGAGGCCCACGGTGCGCTTCGCGTCATCGCCGGCTCGCTGAACAAGATTGCCAACGACCTTCGACTGCTGGCTTCCGGACCGCGAAACGGTCTCGGTGAGATCGAACAGCCCGAAAATCAACCCGGATCGTCGATCATGCCGGGCAAGATCAACCCCGTCGTCGCCGAGGCCGTCAATCAGGTCCACAAACAGGTCATCGGCAACGACGCCGCCGTCTCCGCCGGCGCTGCAGACGGCCAACTCGACCTCAACCTCTACAAGCCCGTCCTCGCACACAACTTCCTCGAGTCCGCCGAACTCATCTCGAACTCGAGTCAGGTGTTCGCCGACCGCTTCGTCGACCCACTCGAAGCGAACCGCGAATTCTGTGCGGACCAGGTCGAACGGTCGATGGCGATGGCGACGTCGCTCAACGTCCACATTGGATACGACAAAGCCAGCGAGGTCGCGAAGACGGCGCTCAAAGAGGACAAAACGGTCCGTGAGGTCGTCCTCGAGAAGGGCTATCTCGACGAAGCAGAAGCCGACGAAGTGCTCGACCCCCGCAAAATGTCCCAACGCGGGATCCTCGGCCAGGACGACTGA
- a CDS encoding DUF7344 domain-containing protein produces MSNSDVAGRSTRSRDVVFGVLTNETRRHLLQIVRDRSPTGISKRALARELAAVLTDAEPATVTDAELERTLVECHHSHLPYLLDSGLVVETDSDTVAAGDHWAFDDPVVRTLLDNQMDSNVVETLASILTDPQRRTVLSVLANYQKPVSTDTLARDVTGREMRDTEAIDFQERLDYVLAALVHDHLPRLQQAGLVRTDDQRDQISYEGGSQLRDTLVTTTASCEPVVS; encoded by the coding sequence ATGAGTAATTCAGACGTCGCTGGACGATCGACGCGGTCTCGAGACGTGGTCTTCGGGGTACTCACGAACGAGACGCGCCGTCATCTCCTTCAAATTGTCCGGGATCGGTCACCGACTGGGATCTCGAAACGTGCGCTTGCGCGAGAACTCGCCGCCGTACTCACCGACGCCGAACCAGCAACGGTAACAGATGCCGAACTCGAGCGAACGCTCGTCGAGTGTCACCACTCCCACCTCCCGTACTTGCTAGATTCTGGGCTCGTTGTCGAAACTGATTCGGATACGGTTGCCGCGGGCGACCACTGGGCGTTCGACGACCCCGTGGTCCGGACACTCCTCGACAACCAAATGGACTCGAACGTCGTCGAGACGCTCGCTAGTATCCTTACGGACCCACAACGACGAACCGTGCTGAGCGTGCTCGCGAACTACCAGAAGCCAGTTTCGACCGATACGCTCGCTCGAGACGTTACGGGGCGAGAGATGAGGGACACAGAAGCCATCGATTTCCAAGAGCGCCTCGACTATGTCCTGGCTGCACTCGTCCACGATCACCTGCCACGATTGCAACAGGCTGGTCTCGTCAGAACGGACGACCAGCGGGATCAAATCTCCTACGAAGGCGGATCACAGCTACGCGACACGCTAGTCACCACAACCGCCTCCTGCGAACCCGTCGTATCGTGA
- a CDS encoding PH domain-containing protein, whose amino-acid sequence MNRLHPLSAVSNAVSGAIIGFFLPFLTVSFLADPLGTNAVYALVPIGLVLGVSHGIATYYRFEYELSPDTFDVSSGVFARQSREIPYGRIQNVDLRQDLLHRLLGVAVVSLETAGGGASEATLSFVTKDEAERIRTEVRRLTAESGSERAASDERVSSTESATETPAVDADVGTETQRVTGSDTDSGIETEATDDHRVERTRLFELETRELLLYGTTAFSLSGVMLPVILFVFFTDGGSGVFTSGFFELSILLQAVLVVVPWALAAYLFSGLFTIARYYDFQLARAGDDYVYEHGLIQHYSGSIPIDKVQSVSITDNPLQRALGYAGLWVETAGYGPESSGGSQPTVPFATESRVYRFAERVTGIERPAFTDHPPIARRRYLARYTILATVFVGAVFVAAQVTALEQWYFAGLAFLAVPPAAHLKWKHMSYYLGEDHLVIRRGFWNRTTTVIPYYRIQTLTTNRTLLQRRLDLATLVVDTASSRTFSRSTPQIVDIDLEDARDVHDESRNRLERSLHERTRDGVETSPADGI is encoded by the coding sequence ATGAATCGACTCCATCCACTCAGCGCCGTCTCAAACGCCGTCAGCGGCGCGATCATTGGCTTCTTCCTCCCGTTTCTCACCGTCTCGTTCCTCGCGGACCCGCTCGGCACGAACGCGGTTTACGCACTGGTTCCGATAGGACTCGTTCTGGGTGTATCCCACGGAATTGCAACCTACTATCGATTCGAGTACGAACTCTCTCCGGACACGTTCGACGTCTCCTCGGGCGTCTTCGCGCGCCAGTCTCGAGAAATTCCCTACGGCCGAATCCAGAACGTCGACCTCAGACAGGATCTGCTCCATCGACTACTCGGCGTCGCCGTGGTCTCCCTCGAGACGGCTGGTGGCGGGGCCTCCGAGGCGACCCTAAGCTTCGTCACCAAGGACGAAGCCGAGCGAATCCGCACCGAGGTCCGCCGACTGACGGCCGAATCCGGATCCGAGCGAGCAGCGTCGGACGAACGGGTCTCGAGTACAGAATCAGCCACTGAAACACCAGCGGTCGATGCAGATGTCGGCACGGAGACCCAACGCGTCACCGGCTCTGATACGGATTCTGGGATCGAGACCGAAGCAACTGACGACCACCGAGTCGAACGAACGCGACTGTTCGAACTCGAGACCCGCGAACTGTTGCTCTACGGCACCACGGCGTTCAGCCTGAGCGGCGTCATGTTGCCGGTAATCCTCTTCGTCTTCTTTACCGACGGCGGATCGGGCGTGTTCACGAGCGGGTTCTTCGAACTCTCGATCCTCCTCCAAGCCGTCTTGGTCGTCGTTCCGTGGGCGCTGGCTGCGTACCTCTTTAGCGGATTGTTCACGATTGCGCGATACTACGACTTCCAGTTAGCGCGCGCCGGCGACGACTACGTCTACGAACACGGCCTGATCCAACACTACAGCGGCTCGATTCCGATCGATAAGGTCCAGTCGGTGTCGATTACGGACAATCCGCTCCAGCGGGCGCTCGGCTACGCCGGGCTCTGGGTCGAGACGGCGGGGTACGGCCCCGAAAGTAGCGGCGGCAGTCAACCAACCGTTCCGTTCGCGACCGAGAGTCGAGTTTACCGATTCGCCGAACGAGTCACCGGAATCGAGCGGCCGGCATTTACAGACCATCCGCCGATCGCTCGCCGACGGTACCTCGCACGATACACCATTCTCGCGACGGTGTTCGTCGGCGCGGTGTTCGTCGCGGCTCAGGTGACCGCCCTCGAGCAGTGGTACTTCGCGGGACTCGCCTTTCTCGCAGTTCCACCAGCGGCCCACCTCAAGTGGAAGCACATGTCCTACTATCTCGGCGAGGATCACCTGGTCATCCGGCGGGGCTTCTGGAACCGAACGACGACCGTCATCCCCTACTACCGAATCCAGACGCTGACGACCAACCGCACGCTCCTCCAGCGCCGCCTCGATCTGGCGACGCTCGTCGTCGATACGGCCAGTTCGCGAACGTTTTCTCGATCGACGCCACAGATCGTCGACATCGACCTCGAGGACGCTCGCGACGTTCACGACGAGAGTCGCAACCGACTCGAGCGAAGTCTCCACGAGCGGACTCGCGACGGTGTGGAGACGTCGCCGGCCGACGGAATCTGA
- a CDS encoding tyrosine-type recombinase/integrase, translating into MSEGQQQPNTVEYFLQDIEHHGRNERTATAYKRVLTDYEQFLAERFDKTPPAASYRDCMAWVHELRSTHSDSTVATYASYLNRFYSYLERVGHTEANPMTVVLEEMNESIESNPTRRDVTLPEMRSFVGEIHHPLHEAIVLVLLKTGIRAGELCNLDLIDVNLEHEARTWQPRAHISGRSDSLFIATEHTYGQESGGERRNASNKRKRETVIPIDSELKDVLVRWLAVRPDVASNSASPAASEPFFVGTASSWGERLTPNIVHHVVEQYARAYGWYRTGGGAAENVTPHYFRHFFTTHLRDRTGDRGIVQYLRGDVASDVIDTYTHNWGDRVRETYLEHIYTLRR; encoded by the coding sequence ATGAGTGAGGGCCAGCAACAACCGAATACGGTCGAGTACTTCCTCCAGGACATCGAACACCACGGGCGTAACGAACGAACGGCAACAGCCTACAAACGAGTGCTCACGGACTACGAGCAATTTCTTGCGGAACGCTTCGATAAGACGCCGCCAGCGGCCAGCTATCGGGATTGTATGGCGTGGGTACACGAACTCCGCTCCACGCACTCTGACAGCACTGTCGCGACGTACGCGTCGTATCTGAACCGATTTTACAGCTATCTCGAGCGAGTGGGACACACCGAAGCGAACCCCATGACCGTCGTCTTAGAGGAGATGAACGAGTCGATCGAATCGAACCCGACGCGTCGCGACGTGACGCTCCCCGAAATGCGGTCGTTCGTCGGCGAGATTCACCATCCCTTGCACGAGGCAATCGTGCTCGTCCTCTTGAAAACGGGTATCAGAGCGGGGGAACTCTGCAACCTCGATCTGATCGACGTCAATCTCGAGCACGAGGCTCGAACCTGGCAGCCTCGAGCCCATATCTCGGGTCGCTCTGACTCGCTGTTTATCGCGACAGAGCACACGTACGGCCAGGAATCGGGTGGGGAACGCCGAAACGCGTCGAATAAACGGAAACGGGAAACGGTGATACCGATCGATTCGGAGCTCAAAGACGTCCTCGTTCGGTGGCTCGCCGTTCGGCCGGACGTCGCTTCGAACTCGGCCTCACCGGCTGCGTCGGAGCCTTTTTTCGTCGGGACAGCCAGCAGTTGGGGTGAGCGATTGACGCCGAATATCGTCCATCACGTCGTCGAGCAGTACGCGAGAGCCTACGGCTGGTATCGAACGGGCGGTGGTGCCGCAGAGAACGTCACTCCCCACTACTTTCGTCACTTCTTCACGACTCACCTTCGCGATCGAACGGGTGACCGGGGTATCGTCCAATACCTTCGCGGTGACGTCGCCAGTGACGTGATCGATACGTACACTCACAACTGGGGTGATCGCGTTCGAGAAACGTATCTCGAGCACATCTACACGCTTCGTCGATAG
- a CDS encoding enoyl-CoA hydratase/isomerase family protein: MASSTLIESDVTDGIATITLARPDKLNAVNLELLSALRDALVDLSEDAVDGLVLTGAGDVTCAGMDRDLVADPAYGEKYADEIGELTGEIYYFLTSRPYPIAVGARCTHRYRIHSLVAV; this comes from the coding sequence ATGGCTTCGTCAACACTCATCGAATCGGACGTCACCGACGGAATTGCGACGATTACGCTGGCGCGTCCAGACAAACTCAACGCGGTGAATCTCGAGTTACTGTCCGCTCTCAGAGACGCTCTCGTCGACTTGTCCGAGGATGCGGTCGACGGTCTCGTCCTGACTGGGGCCGGTGACGTCACCTGTGCCGGCATGGACAGGGACCTCGTCGCTGACCCAGCGTACGGCGAAAAGTACGCCGACGAAATTGGCGAGTTGACCGGTGAAATATACTATTTTCTCACCTCGAGACCGTATCCGATCGCCGTCGGAGCGCGGTGCACTCATCGGTATCGGATTCATTCTCTCGTTGCGGTGTGA
- a CDS encoding MBL fold metallo-hydrolase — protein sequence MIHSDWGDWLLEDVADASPDSVAIWYLGCNGFVLKGHDGTTIYIDPYLGLGDPPRTVRMIPVPFDPADVTSADAVFATHEHSDHVHGESQAPILEQTGATFYAPDDSLEAARDDQEWATRWDLDDDQFAEVAEGDTLEVGEFTVHVEVANDPDATHPVSYVFEHDSGTFFHGGDTKPSDEFDRIGSEYDIDLGVLAFGTVGQIPDKQTREPSRTRWYNDENQLVDAASTLRLERVLPSHWDMWRGLTADPKSLHHHAASFEYPRRVELAEIGDRVDL from the coding sequence ATGATCCACAGCGACTGGGGAGACTGGCTCCTCGAAGACGTTGCAGACGCATCGCCCGACAGCGTGGCAATCTGGTACCTCGGCTGTAACGGGTTCGTCCTCAAAGGTCACGACGGTACCACGATCTACATCGATCCGTATCTCGGGCTAGGCGATCCACCCCGAACCGTTCGGATGATTCCCGTACCGTTCGATCCCGCCGACGTCACATCGGCTGACGCCGTGTTCGCCACCCACGAACACTCCGATCACGTCCACGGCGAGAGTCAGGCACCGATTCTCGAGCAAACGGGTGCAACCTTCTACGCACCGGATGACAGCCTTGAGGCCGCTCGAGACGACCAGGAGTGGGCCACCCGCTGGGACCTCGACGACGACCAGTTCGCCGAAGTGGCCGAAGGAGACACGCTCGAGGTCGGCGAGTTTACCGTTCACGTCGAAGTGGCGAACGACCCCGATGCAACCCATCCGGTCAGTTACGTCTTCGAGCACGACTCGGGAACCTTCTTCCACGGCGGCGACACGAAGCCCTCCGACGAATTCGACCGAATCGGGAGCGAGTACGACATCGACCTCGGCGTTCTCGCGTTCGGTACCGTCGGTCAGATACCTGATAAACAAACCCGCGAACCGTCCCGAACTCGCTGGTACAACGACGAGAACCAACTCGTCGACGCCGCGTCGACGCTCCGACTCGAGCGCGTCCTTCCAAGTCACTGGGATATGTGGCGTGGCCTCACCGCTGACCCGAAATCACTTCATCACCACGCGGCGAGTTTTGAGTACCCTCGACGGGTCGAACTCGCCGAAATCGGCGACCGGGTCGATCTCTGA
- a CDS encoding enoyl-CoA hydratase/isomerase family protein yields MAASHSIPYLEAMVGSRVAKEIVLTGEAVSPERARALGLLNRVVPDEDVEAETRELVGEIAEHDLAVVQELKGEVADPA; encoded by the coding sequence ATCGCGGCCTCACATTCGATTCCCTACCTCGAGGCGATGGTAGGCTCTCGAGTCGCGAAAGAAATCGTACTCACCGGCGAAGCCGTTTCACCAGAGCGCGCACGGGCGCTCGGACTCCTCAATCGAGTCGTTCCGGACGAGGACGTCGAAGCCGAAACTCGAGAACTCGTGGGCGAAATCGCGGAACACGATTTGGCTGTCGTGCAGGAACTCAAAGGAGAAGTGGCCGACCCAGCGTAA
- a CDS encoding PH domain-containing protein, with amino-acid sequence MEPLHPRIRLLWIAKGALQALVVGLLLVVLDQFIADVPVSVIAVVIAIGLVLTSVYAIRLYQIWQYELQDDALYLERGVITFVETSVPFVRVQHVDTQFGPVERVLGLSSVVVYTAGSRNADVRIPGLTPDRARDLQDALRELAVESEADDAV; translated from the coding sequence ATGGAACCCCTCCATCCGCGAATTAGGCTCCTCTGGATAGCAAAAGGTGCTCTTCAGGCGCTCGTCGTCGGCCTCCTCTTGGTCGTCCTCGATCAATTTATCGCAGACGTTCCCGTGTCGGTCATCGCTGTCGTCATCGCAATCGGCCTCGTCCTCACGAGCGTCTACGCGATTCGACTGTATCAAATATGGCAGTACGAACTTCAGGACGACGCGCTCTACCTCGAGCGCGGCGTTATCACGTTCGTCGAAACCTCGGTGCCCTTCGTTCGGGTCCAGCACGTCGACACCCAGTTCGGCCCCGTCGAACGAGTGCTCGGACTCTCGAGCGTCGTCGTCTACACGGCCGGTTCGCGCAACGCGGACGTACGAATCCCGGGGTTGACGCCCGACCGTGCTCGAGACCTCCAGGACGCGCTGCGCGAACTGGCAGTCGAGAGCGAGGCCGACGACGCGGTCTAA
- a CDS encoding transcriptional regulator yields MHTCRDCNQSFQTELALELHRDTCTKGQLFCQVCGDRFREADATQDGWHYDCPDVECDGGGLQEDLFRVEDIRTATH; encoded by the coding sequence ATGCACACCTGTCGCGACTGTAACCAGTCGTTTCAGACGGAACTCGCACTCGAATTGCACCGTGATACGTGCACGAAGGGCCAACTCTTTTGTCAGGTCTGTGGCGATCGGTTCCGAGAGGCCGACGCGACACAAGATGGTTGGCATTATGACTGTCCGGACGTCGAGTGCGACGGCGGTGGCCTCCAAGAGGACCTCTTTCGAGTTGAAGACATTCGAACCGCTACACACTGA
- a CDS encoding DUF5805 domain-containing protein — MAEDDRVAVKTYVPRQQKEIWSDQADDLEMSQSEFVRTMVQAGRSEFEIPSAGDSGGTESGSNAPADEDFADRILEVLQRSGALDWDGLVEALVDDVEAELDAEIQRLQDDNLVRYSGREGGYVVTNDE; from the coding sequence ATGGCTGAAGACGACCGCGTCGCTGTGAAAACATACGTTCCTCGACAACAAAAGGAAATTTGGAGCGACCAGGCCGACGATCTCGAGATGAGTCAAAGCGAGTTCGTCAGGACGATGGTCCAGGCTGGGCGGAGTGAATTCGAGATCCCTTCGGCAGGTGACTCGGGGGGAACTGAATCAGGTTCTAACGCACCCGCTGACGAAGACTTTGCAGACCGCATTCTCGAGGTGTTACAGCGAAGTGGCGCGCTGGATTGGGACGGACTCGTCGAAGCACTGGTCGACGACGTGGAGGCCGAACTCGACGCCGAGATCCAGCGTCTACAGGACGACAATCTGGTTCGATACAGCGGCCGAGAGGGCGGCTACGTGGTGACGAACGATGAGTGA